Below is a window of Fuerstiella sp. DNA.
AGCTGTCCGGGAGTTCTTCGGCGTGTTTGTGAGGAATGATTTGATCACTTTCACCCCAGACGACCTGGACCGGTATTTCGATCTGATCCAGTCGGTCTCGAAATACAACCGTCTGCTGGCCATCCGTCGTCAACTGGCCGACGATGGTCGTCAGTGCGTCCTGCACGCCGTCAACGCGTTTGAACTTCAATAAATCGTCCACCGACTGACGAGTGACCTGCTCTCGGTCGGCGAAGAGTCGTTCGAGCCAGGGGCGGAGCTGTTTGCGGCGGTCGGTACGGACGACAGCGTCGAGATACTCCTCATCAATATCCAGTCCGAGCCCGGCACTGGAAATCAGCGTGCAGGACAGCAGTCGATCGGAGTGTCGGAAAACGGTGTCCATTGCGATACCTCCTCCCAGTGAGTGGCCTGCAAGGTGCACACGTGGCAGGTCCAGGGCATCCATCCAATCGCAGAGCACGCCGGTGAGTGTCTGGATTGAACCGTCTCCCACGTCCTTTGACGACAGGCCGTGTCCCGGCAGATCCAGGGCATACACCGTTCGTTCTTCGGCAAGCGTGGCATGGTTGAACAACCAGTTATTCAGGTTGCCGGTGAACCCGTGGACGAGAACCAAAGGCGGTCCACCCTCCCCCAGTTTCAGATATTGAATATTCCGGCTGCCGACCTCAATCGACGCGGGGGTGGTCTCCTGAGACTGATTCTGTTCTTCAACGGTTTCGACCACGAATCCCTCGACATACCGATCGATTTCTTCTTCGGGCACTGTGGGATCGGCGACCACGGCCAGCAGTCCGCCAACCGGGATTTCCTGATCAGGCTGTGCTACCAGACGGCGCAGTGTTCCGCCAATTGGAGATTCCACCACTCCGATGGCCTTTTCGGTTTCAATTTCCAGGACTTCGTCGCCGGCGGCAATCACAGATCCTTCAGCGGCTTTCCATTCGCCGATGCGGCCCTGTGTCATTGCGAAACCCCATTTGGGCATGATCAGCTTGTCGATACGGGGGTTGCCCACTTTTGGTACTCCGAAACTTCGCGGACGGTTGGAATGATGTTCTCCGAGTTCGGTTTGTACAGGTCTTCCAGATTGTCACTGAACGGAACCGGAGTGTGCGGTGCGGTGACCATTTTAACGGGGGCCTTGAGTGCTCCGAACGCTTCCTGAGCAATCAACGCTGAGATATCAGTTGCCATGCTGCAACGAGGAGTTGCTTCATCGACGACAACCACGCGTCCGGTCTGTTCCACACTGTCGAGTACGGTTTCAACGTCCAGTGGAGAGGTCGTTCTGAGGTCAATGACCTCACAGTCAACTCCCTCTTTTGCCAGTTGTTCGGCAGCTTTGACGGACTCATGCACCATTTCGGACAGGGTGACGATGGTGACATCGCTTCCTTCGCGGACGATTTCAGCTTCGCCGAACGGAATCGTATAAGATTCTTCGGGAACATCGCCTTCGAGCTGATACAGCCCCTTGTGCTCACAGAAGATGACCGGATCGTTGTCTCGAATTGCTGAGATCAGCAGGCCTTTGACATCGTAGGGAGTTGAAGGCACCACACACTTCAAACCGGGGATGTGTGTGAAGATAGAATACAGTGACTGCGAATGCTGAGCCGCACCGCGAAATCCGGCGCCGATCATGGTGCGAATCACCACGGGAGTTTCTGCCTTACCTCCAAACATGTAGCGAAATTTTGCTGCCTGATTAAAAATCTGGTCGAAGCACACACCCAGAAAATCATTGAACATCAACTCAACCACCGGACGCAGACCTGCCGTTGCGGCACCAATACCGGCGCCGACAAATGCGGATTCGCTGATTGGTGTGTCCATCACGCGGTCGCCGTACTTTGCATACAGTCCTTTTGTGACGCCCAGCACGCCGCCCCATGCGTCTTCTTCGCCGTCAGCACCCTGCCCTCCCGCGATGTCTTCGCCCATCAGGATCACACTGGAATCCCTCGCCATCTCCTGATCGAGGGCTTCGTTAATCGCCTGCTGATAGGTCAAAGTCCGGGCCATCGTGCAACTCCTGAACACAGGGAAAATGAACTGATGTCGAATTCAGTTTGTATCGCAGAAAAATCAGTAGGACACGTACACGTCTGTTAAAAGTTCTGCACGATCCGGCTTCGGTGCCGCCTTTGCGGCTGTCACGGAATCTTCGATCAAGGTTGCCACATCCTGATCGATTGCCTGCAGATCAGCCTGAGTCACGTCAGTGTCACGAGTGACGCGTTCGGCGAACAGTAACAGGCAGTCCTGTTCATCCCGCAGAATCTTGGTTTCATTCGGTCCGCGGTACGTTTGCGCATCGCCTTCGAAATGGCCGTAGTAGCGGTTGAGCTGACAGTCGATGAACGAGGGGCCTCCACCGTTCCTTGCACGTTCGATGGCCTCTCCTGCCGCCGTATAGACAGCGAAGAAATCATGTCCGTCAACCCTTACAGCTGGCAATCCAAATCCTTCGGCACGCTTCGCATTGCTTTCGGCACCAATCGAATAAGAAGACGACGTTGCTTCTGCATATCCGTTGTCTTCCACCACAAAAATTGCCGGCAGGTTCCAGATCTTGGCCAAATTCATGCTTTCAAACGTCGTCCCCTGGTTTGAACCTCCGTCTCCGACAAAGGCGACGGCCACGTTGCCTTTTCCTGCCCGCTGCGCCGCAAGCGCCGCTCCACAGACGAGTGGTGGTCCGCCACCGACAATGCCATTGGCACCCATCATTCCCATGTCGAGATCCGCGATGTGCATCGACCCGCCCTTACCGCGACAAAGCCCCGTGGTTCGTCCAAAGATCTCTGCCATCATGCGATTAACATCCACGCCTTTGGCAATGCAGTGTCCATGCCCGCGGTGCGTGGACGCGATAGAGTCTTCGTCGGTCAGATGACCACAAATACCGGCAGCACTGGCTTCTTCGCCGGCATAAAGATGTACGAACCCGGGGATTTCTCCGGCAGCAAACTCCACGTGAACCCGTTCTTCGAACTCGCGAATTGTTTTCATCACCCGATACGTTCGCAGTAACTCATTCTTCGTGAGGTCCATCGTTCTGCCTTGCAGCTATGGATTATGGATCGATGATATCTCACTTATATCAATGGGACACGTAATCCGCCAGCGGATAGTCAGAGCTGGTTCGAGTCCTGTTGAGAATGATCTCCGTCCGAGTTGCGACTAAGCGGACAGAAGAGATTTCATAGGTGGAGCAGGGAACGTAAATCCTCTGTTCATACGATGGGTGTCAATCCGGGAGCTGAAATTCCGAGCGCATCTGCATGTTCCTGCACTCGGTTTCCCAGGCAAACGTGAGCAGTCTGATACTGTTCACACATCTCACAGGTGACGTGTTCCGTAATTCCAGATCGACCTCAAACACATGTCCACCGGCCGGAGTCGGCGATCTCACTGTATTCGTCCAAAGACGGGGATTATTTGAGTTCTGAATGCGGGTACGGAAGAGCCGTTAAACGTACCGGGGACATGTGATCATACGCTGCCTGGGAAATCCCAGATATCCAGCGCATTACGGCCCAGCAACAGTTCACGATCGGCATCGGTGTAGAAGTCACAGTACCTGTCCACAAACTCGAGTTCCTTGTCCATTGGTAATTCCCAGCGCGGACGTGGATAACCGGTTCCCCACACCAGTTGCTTGGGACCGAACTCTTCATAAATGGCTTTGTAGAATGGCCACGTATCTTCGTACGGATATTGCTTGATCTCTGACATCTCATACGGCTCAGAATTGCTGATCCAGACCTGAGGGAATTTCTTCAAACGAAACATCTTTCGAAATTCCGGCCAGCAATGTTTGGCCTTCAGGTCCGGCTTCCCCGCGTGGTCCACCACGATCTTCACACCAGGAAAGCGACCTGCCATTTCTTCCAGCATCGGCATTTGATGAGGAGCGATGTAATAGTTGAACACGGCACCCAGTTTCTCCGCCTCTCGCCACAGCGGATAATGTTCCTTCGAATTCAGCCATGTTGAGTCCGGGTGGTAGATCGGGCTGAATCGCATTCCGTGCAGCCCGCGTTCCGTCACCCAATATCGAAGTTTTTCGGCGGCTTTGGGATCTTCGGGTTCGAGCAGTCCATGGCCCACGAAAAGGTCCGGGTAACGCTGCACGCAGTGGGCAATATAGGAATTGTCCCAGCCAAAGTAGCGAGGATTGATCAGTACCGCGTACCGCAGATCGAAATCTTCCATTTGTTTTACCTGATTTTCGATCGGTGCCGGTTGCTGCACATTCAGATTTGGACCGGCTTCAGGGTGATTAAACGGAAACTGAGGATCGAGAGTCCAGACTTCAAGGTGAGTGTCGATCAGCAGCCGTTTTTTTGCCGGTGCTGCAGCCAGTGACATGGTCGCGGCGGCCAGACTACTGACCAGCATGTTTCGGCGGTCAAGAAAAGTTGGTTTGTCCATCGGTTTCCTTAATTTTCAGTTGTGATTGGCGCACAGTCGGGTGGGATCAAGCGTACTGTTTTCATACGTTTTCGAATCACCTGGGCTTCCGAATGATGGATTGATTCGAGTACTGGCTTAGGGCAACAGTTGTTCCCCTGATTCTGTTTCATGCGGTCGTCCAGTATTATGGACGGCGCGATGGCCGCAGGTTATCTGTGCCGTCAGTTAGCCACTGAATATTGAATCGGGCCAGTGTGAGGCTGGAAGATTTGTCTACCTCATACAGCAACAATATGTGTCGATCAGCTGAGACGGTCAAATCGGAATACGCCGATGAACCTTCATGTACAATCTTTGAGACAGGCCAGCTTTGACATTCGTCGTAGCTGAGTCGA
It encodes the following:
- a CDS encoding alpha-ketoacid dehydrogenase subunit beta — translated: MARTLTYQQAINEALDQEMARDSSVILMGEDIAGGQGADGEEDAWGGVLGVTKGLYAKYGDRVMDTPISESAFVGAGIGAATAGLRPVVELMFNDFLGVCFDQIFNQAAKFRYMFGGKAETPVVIRTMIGAGFRGAAQHSQSLYSIFTHIPGLKCVVPSTPYDVKGLLISAIRDNDPVIFCEHKGLYQLEGDVPEESYTIPFGEAEIVREGSDVTIVTLSEMVHESVKAAEQLAKEGVDCEVIDLRTTSPLDVETVLDSVEQTGRVVVVDEATPRCSMATDISALIAQEAFGALKAPVKMVTAPHTPVPFSDNLEDLYKPNSENIIPTVREVSEYQKWATPVSTS
- a CDS encoding amidohydrolase — translated: MDKPTFLDRRNMLVSSLAAATMSLAAAPAKKRLLIDTHLEVWTLDPQFPFNHPEAGPNLNVQQPAPIENQVKQMEDFDLRYAVLINPRYFGWDNSYIAHCVQRYPDLFVGHGLLEPEDPKAAEKLRYWVTERGLHGMRFSPIYHPDSTWLNSKEHYPLWREAEKLGAVFNYYIAPHQMPMLEEMAGRFPGVKIVVDHAGKPDLKAKHCWPEFRKMFRLKKFPQVWISNSEPYEMSEIKQYPYEDTWPFYKAIYEEFGPKQLVWGTGYPRPRWELPMDKELEFVDRYCDFYTDADRELLLGRNALDIWDFPGSV
- a CDS encoding thiamine pyrophosphate-dependent dehydrogenase E1 component subunit alpha, which translates into the protein MDLTKNELLRTYRVMKTIREFEERVHVEFAAGEIPGFVHLYAGEEASAAGICGHLTDEDSIASTHRGHGHCIAKGVDVNRMMAEIFGRTTGLCRGKGGSMHIADLDMGMMGANGIVGGGPPLVCGAALAAQRAGKGNVAVAFVGDGGSNQGTTFESMNLAKIWNLPAIFVVEDNGYAEATSSSYSIGAESNAKRAEGFGLPAVRVDGHDFFAVYTAAGEAIERARNGGGPSFIDCQLNRYYGHFEGDAQTYRGPNETKILRDEQDCLLLFAERVTRDTDVTQADLQAIDQDVATLIEDSVTAAKAAPKPDRAELLTDVYVSY
- a CDS encoding acetoin dehydrogenase dihydrolipoyllysine-residue acetyltransferase subunit, translated to MGNPRIDKLIMPKWGFAMTQGRIGEWKAAEGSVIAAGDEVLEIETEKAIGVVESPIGGTLRRLVAQPDQEIPVGGLLAVVADPTVPEEEIDRYVEGFVVETVEEQNQSQETTPASIEVGSRNIQYLKLGEGGPPLVLVHGFTGNLNNWLFNHATLAEERTVYALDLPGHGLSSKDVGDGSIQTLTGVLCDWMDALDLPRVHLAGHSLGGGIAMDTVFRHSDRLLSCTLISSAGLGLDIDEEYLDAVVRTDRRKQLRPWLERLFADREQVTRQSVDDLLKFKRVDGVQDALTTIVGQLTTDGQQTVVFRDRLDQIEIPVQVVWGESDQIIPHKHAEELPDSWRVRVFEDCGHMVQMEAAVPVNRLISDFLRDCDQTAP